One genomic segment of Labrus bergylta chromosome 17, fLabBer1.1, whole genome shotgun sequence includes these proteins:
- the ankra2 gene encoding ankyrin repeat family A protein 2, which produces MSASDGTSDCPQDMEGICVMPDLSAIKTEPSVGGSPENTNTQNVAMGIKFILPNRFDMNVCSRFVKSLNEEDSKNIQDQVNSDLEVASVLFKAECNIQTSPSPGIQVRHVYTPSTTKHFSPIKQSTTLTNKHRGNEVSSTPLLVHSLSIHQLAAQGEMVFLASRIEQETVINLQDEEGFTPLMWAAAHGQIAVVEFLLQNGADPNLLAKGRESALSLACSKGYTDIVKMLIDCGVDVNEYDWNGGAPLLYAVHGNHVRCVEILLESGADPTIESDSGFNAMDMAVAMGHRNVQQVMEAHLLKLLMGIRE; this is translated from the exons ATGTCAGCCTCAGACGGGACCTCAGACTGTCCTCAGGACATGGAGGGGATCTGTGTGATGCCGGATCTAAGTGCCATCAAGACGGAGCCCTCGGTGGGGGGCAGTCCGGAGAACACAAACACCCAAAATGTGGCCATGGGCATCAAGTTCATCCTGCCAAACCGCTTTGACATGAATGTGTGTTCAAGGTTTGTGAAGTCTCTGAACGAGGAGGACAGCAAGAACATCCAGGACCAGGTCAACTCGGATCTGGAGGTGGCTTCTGTTTTATTCAAAG CTGAGTGCAATATCCAGACCTCGCCCTCCCCGGGTATCCAAGTGCGTCATGTTTACACGCCCTCCACCACCAAGCATTTCTCCCCCATCAAACAGTCGACCACGCTCACCAACAAACACCGTGGCAATGAGGTTTCCTCGACACCTCTGTTGGTGCATT CTCTGTCCATTCATCAGCTCGCAGCCCAGGGGGAAATGGTGTTTCTGGCCAGCAGGATTGAACAAG AGACTGTGATCAACCTGCAAGACGAGGAAGGCTTCACCCCTCTGATGTGGGCCGCTGCACACGGACAGATCGCTGTGGTCGAGTTTCTGCTTCAGAAT GGTGCTGACCCCAACCTCCTGGCCAAAGGGAGGGAGAGCGCGCTGTCTCTGGCCTGCAGTAAAGGATACACAGATATAGTGAAGATGCTCATTGACTGTGGTGTCGATGTAAATGAATATGACTGG AATGGAGGAGCCCCTCTGCTGTACGCTGTCCATGGGAATCATGTGCGCTGTGTCGAGATCTTGTTAG AGAGCGGAGCTGATCCTACCATCGAGTCAGACTCTGGCTTCAATGCGATGGACATGGCCGTTGCGATGGGCCACCGGAACG tCCAacaggtgatggaggctcaCTTACTGAAGCTACTGATGGGAATCAGAGAATAA